The genomic stretch TTATTAGGTTGGTCCAATGAATAAACAGCATTAGTCAACCAGTTAAGAACACCTCCGGAAGGAACATTTGCTCTTGTCATAGTGGTTGGGATAATAACAAAACAAAATAGGCAAATGGTTTTGCACACAAATTCAGCAGCAAAAAGCTCATTGCAAAGACTTCTACTTTCTTTAGCAAACACCAAGAAACCTATAATCCACAACGCATAAGAAAGAACATATATCACTACAAAAGAGGATACATAAGGAATGTAACTATCTAATTTTATTGAAAAATCATAATGGGTCATTTTGTTGGTAAAGAACCTTGTCATATTGTAAACAAGGGTGTTCCAAACAAGACAAACCACAATAGGCAAATACGCATATCTTGGAATTAACTGTTTTTTCATATCAAACATATTAGCACAACCACATTTCAAAATCAAGATTTAATCTATGTTTTATATACCTTTTACAAAAAATGTACATAAATTAACATACATATTTTATGAATAAGTCCATTTGTTTATTCATATATTTTGGTAAATATATAGAAATTGTAGAATTTGTCGAATTTCGTTGGTGCATTTCATTGTATTAAAGTGATAAATAGTGTATAATATACAGGTACAAGGTAGTGCATATATTCGGTGTGCTACCTTTTTTCCGTAGTAATATACAATTTAAAAATGAGGAGCAGAATTATGGAACATTTTATGAACTCACTGCAAAATGTCCTAAACGACATTGACAATGCAGTATGGGGTCCTGTAATGCTGATACTGCTTGTTGGTACAGGTGTTTACCTAACCTTTAGGTTTGGTTTTCTACCTTGGAGAAACCTTTTTCCATCACTAAAAGCACTTTTCAGCAAAGAATCAAGAATTAAAAAAGACGGTGGCAAAGGTGATGTTTCTCCTTTTGCAGCACTTATGACTGCACTTGCATCTACAATCGGTACAGGTAACATTGTTGGTGTTGCCACTGCTATGGTAGCCGGTGGTCCGGGTGCTTTGGTATGGATGTGGATTTCAGCAGCGTTTGGTATTACAACAAAGTTTGCTGAATGTGCATTATCTATTAAGTACAGAGTTGTTAATGACCGAGGTGAAATGCTTGGTGGTCCTATGTACTCAATTAAGGCAGCATTTCACGACAAGCTACCTGGTAAAATTTTGGCAGTATTATTTGCAATCTTTGCATTACTTGCTTCATTCGGTATCGGTAACTTAACACAAGCTAACTCAATTTCTGATGCAGTTAACTCAACCTTTACTATTCCTACATGGGTAACAGGTCTAATCCTTACTGTTATGGTACTGCTTATTGTTTTAGGTGGTATTCAGAGTATTTCAAAGGTTTCTTCTGTACTAGTCCCTGCAATGGCTGTCTTTTACATTATCGCAGGTCTTGTAGTTATCTTCGGTAACATTTCCGGTATTCCTGAAGGACTAAGAAACATTTTTGTTATGGCTTTTTCCGGTAAATCAGTTGCCGGTGGTATAGCCGGTACACTTACTGCAACAATGATGAACTCAATGCGTTACGGTGTTGGCAGAGGTGTATTTAGTAATGAAGCCGGTATGGGTTCTGCTGCTATTGCTGCAGCTGCTGCACATACTGACAACCACATTCGTCAAGGCTATATCAATATGTGTGGTACATTCCTAGATACAATTGTTGTTTGTACAATTACAGGTTTAGCTATTGCATCATCCGGAGTGCTTGGTACAACTAATGCAGCTATGGATGGCACATATGTTATTGATAATAACAAAATCACTATTGCATCTCACAATATTGGTTCTGACTCCTCATACAAAGACACAATTTACGAGTATGCATTAACTGATGATGGTTTCTCATTAACTGATGATAGTGGTAATGTTACAAACTACACACCTTGTACTAAAGAAAAAATTGCTACAAATCAGGAAACTGACTTTGACAAAAAGATGGATGGTGTAGAAGCTAAGGCTACCGAAACAACTTTACAGGGTACATGGCAAGATGAAAGTGGTAACAATGTAAAGTTCAGTACTGATGGACAGTACGAATCACTTACACTAACAACCGGTGCTAAGCTAACTATTGAAGCATTTAGAAGTGTACTTGGTGATGTTGGTGCTTACCTTGTAACTATCGGACTTATCCTCTTTGCTTTCTCTACTATTCTTGGTTGGGAATATAACGGTGAAAAGGCACTTGAGTTCCTTGCTAAAAAGCCACTTGTATGTTACATATACAGAATTATATTCTCACTTGTTGTTTACTTCGGTGCAGTAATTTCTCTTGATATTGTATGGTCATTCTCAGATATTGCGAATGCACTTATGATTGTTCCTAATGTTATTGCAGTATTAATCTTAAGCAATAAACTTGCAAAAGAAACTAAAGAATTCCAACCAATTTGGAAAGAAGAAAGAGCAAAAGCTAAGAATAATAAATAATTTTCAATTGTAATATAGTAGGTAATATTTGATTTTATTTACTGCTTTTGATTTCATTTACCGTTACAAAAACAAAATATAAACTTAAAGGAGTGGTTCAGCCACTCCTTTTCTTTTTCCTTATTCTCATTTTTATTGTAATTTATAATAAATATAGTAAGTTATACCTACAAATAAGTTTTTTCAATTTTCATTATGCGTAAAGGTTAGTTAAATAAATTTGGGTTTGTGGGGATGATTATGTAATGTAGATTAATTAGATAGTAACCGATTAATTCATCTAGTTTATAGTTTTTCCCTCCTTCAGTCATTCTTTAAAAGGTGAATTGCTTTGCAATTCACGAATGACAGCTCCCTCGTCTGAGGGAGCCGGATACAGTTTCTACAAATCAATAAGTATGTACATATTTTCAAAATTGTACATACTTTGTTGCCTCCTCCCTCGCTGAGGGATAAGTGAGCATCCAAATTTTATATTTGGCTTTGCGAACTTATGCAGAGGCTGGTGGCTTTGTGTATGCAAAGACGGAAGGAGTGGTTGATATTTTAAACTTGTTTAAAATATCATCATAGAAGTAACTTTCCTTTATTTCTAACTATAAAATACAATGAACATTATGAGATACAGTTGTAGGGGACATCATTGATGTCCCGTTACAAACTAGCCTTTATATAGGTACTTTGCCCTATGTAGCAAGTTATAATTTCTAGTTTCTACATAGGACAAAATTGTATAAAATATTTTACTATTAAACGGGCGAACGATGTTCGCCCCTACGACTGTAAGCCAAAATTTTGTTATAATTCACACCCACAAACCCAAATTTATCAAAATCATCTTAACCACAACCAAATTAAAAACTATTTTATCTATACTTTTAATTCAAGATCACCACAATATAATTTAGATACATTGCGAAACACAGCCACACCAAATAAGGGATTTGGAGATAACCGGCGATTTTATTACATTTGTAAAAAAGCAAAATCATTCCCACCACCATAAGGATAAGAATTGTCAGCCAACCAAATGAAAGTACAAACTGTTCCCCTAAGAAG from Ruminococcus bovis encodes the following:
- a CDS encoding phosphatase PAP2 family protein is translated as MFDMKKQLIPRYAYLPIVVCLVWNTLVYNMTRFFTNKMTHYDFSIKLDSYIPYVSSFVVIYVLSYALWIIGFLVFAKESRSLCNELFAAEFVCKTICLFCFVIIPTTMTRANVPSGGVLNWLTNAVYSLDQPNNLFPSIHCMESWICFRGALRCKKVHPMYSKVWFVLAVLICMSTVFVKQHVFVDIIGGIVVAEIGLFLSKKFNLGRAYDVVRYKFISFVRPKKKTNKVVLKK
- a CDS encoding alanine/glycine:cation symporter family protein — its product is MNSLQNVLNDIDNAVWGPVMLILLVGTGVYLTFRFGFLPWRNLFPSLKALFSKESRIKKDGGKGDVSPFAALMTALASTIGTGNIVGVATAMVAGGPGALVWMWISAAFGITTKFAECALSIKYRVVNDRGEMLGGPMYSIKAAFHDKLPGKILAVLFAIFALLASFGIGNLTQANSISDAVNSTFTIPTWVTGLILTVMVLLIVLGGIQSISKVSSVLVPAMAVFYIIAGLVVIFGNISGIPEGLRNIFVMAFSGKSVAGGIAGTLTATMMNSMRYGVGRGVFSNEAGMGSAAIAAAAAHTDNHIRQGYINMCGTFLDTIVVCTITGLAIASSGVLGTTNAAMDGTYVIDNNKITIASHNIGSDSSYKDTIYEYALTDDGFSLTDDSGNVTNYTPCTKEKIATNQETDFDKKMDGVEAKATETTLQGTWQDESGNNVKFSTDGQYESLTLTTGAKLTIEAFRSVLGDVGAYLVTIGLILFAFSTILGWEYNGEKALEFLAKKPLVCYIYRIIFSLVVYFGAVISLDIVWSFSDIANALMIVPNVIAVLILSNKLAKETKEFQPIWKEERAKAKNNK